The sequence TGATTATCTTCGTAGTGGTAATCGAATCTGCGCCAGAAAATATACCCATGGAGACCACAATTTCTGACCTTTTTCTCTCCtaattgtatttctttaatttcgttcGGTTCACGACGGAACTTGGACCGAACACGTTTAACACGCGTTCTATCGGAATGAGATGAAAATTCACTAACCGAAACTATCATACGCTAGACATCACGTCGACTGCATGAAGCATGTTTGTTTGAATCATGTCATTTTTGATCGTGTCGATCGCTTTAAAGGCATGTATTTGTAGCTGCAGTGTACCCGCAGAACTGCTGTATGCTTGCAGTGCGTCGTGATTACGCGTGTTTTGCTCGTAATACCCGAATCTCACGTGCGTACGCACATGTTCTCGATTTCTTCTCGACAGATGTGAAGCGCCGGCAAAGTCTCTACGACGAGGACTCCCTCGATGGCGATCATCCTAGCGAGAACGAAGGTATCACGTTTTCAAGGGCAGTGTCGAGACTTTTCGTTTGTCACATTTTTCCCTCGGTTGTTTAAACATCGAATGGGCACCAAaaactttggaattttttgTCTAGTTGTAATAATCAATCTTTTGTCTCGTGGCGTACGATCGATTGTAAATAACTGGGAATagtttgattaaaattgatttcggAGTTTAAATGGGCAATGTGTACTACGCTTTTATTATCGAGAACTGTCTGGGAAACAAGTAAACGTCGACGTGTTTCAAGCAGAACGCGAAGCTCGTACGACAAGAAGAAGTAATCGGTCTTCGCGGTTGTTCTCAGGACGGGAGTCGACGGGAAGCGCGAAAGACGTGGACAGGGCGAAGCTCGTCCGTGAGAGACAAAACGAAGAGCGGCAGCGGAAGTTGGAAGAGCTGAGACAGCAGGCTCTCGCCGCGCAACGTTTCCGGGAGCAACGGGAAGAGGAACGTCGAAGGCGCATCGACGAGCTCAAATCGCGTGACAACGACAGGTTtgtcttttcttcctttcttttctcctttttcttctttcttttctttcgtttgctCAGAAGTAATGCACTAATATTCACTAATAGGTTTACTGATTCGTGAAAATTCGTAATTCTTCAGTTGCGTCGTTTTCCATCTTTTTGTATTCtcactttttcttcctttctttttttttttttttttttgtagtaaAAGGTACAAGTCGGAGTGAACTTACGCTCGAATGGGAAAAGGATGAGAGTTTAAGCCGGCTTTGCGTTTGAAATTGGGTTATTTAATACGATCCAGTTGCGAACGATAGAGCGCATGCCTTGAGGGTagttttttttaatctatGACACGCGAATTTAAACCGACACGGAACCACATTGATGTGTTTAAACGCGCTCTTTACGAGATTACGTGCTCTCTACGAAGTTATAAGTTGACCTGGTTAATATGATGCCGGGCTAAACTGTTTCGCCGCCGCAGAGAAGCCCGGGAAATTACCACGACACCTGCATAAAGTTCACCCGCGGCAAAATCGCTTTTCCGTCCCgtctaaaaaaagaataacagCCTATTACGTGTACGCGAAGACGTACTTTCTCGTTCGTACCTTGAGAACCTCTAGTTCGAAATCTGCTTTCTGcagaaatattcgttttatatttattttagacgAAACCAAGTCGGGGAGAGGAAACGGGCGATATGCGAGgcggaaagagaaagaagagaggcgATCCTCCGAAAGAATCAAGAGAGAGAAGCTCGTATAgaggcgaagaagaagaacgagagGTCGCACATCGTGTTTGCGTTCGGAAGTTCTACACCGAGGATGTTGGAGCCAGCCGATACCGGTGGCTCCACTTTCTGGGGAACGCGTCGCGCAACCTCTACCACCAATGTAATGATGTTCTCGGCTGCACAGCCATTGACAAGGAGATCCTCAGAGAGAGAACTCGATGGCAGCAAGAAGCGAGCCACGTCAGCTGGTGGACTTGACCGGAAACCTGGCGAAGGTTAGTGGGAATTTCTCAACCGGATACAGATACGAGGATGTTATTGATATTCGCGGAtacatgtatttaatttaatacgacAGACGTCGGTGATGATATTGCGACATCAAACTTCTATATTCGTAATAGTGTTTGTTACGATAATTTTCTGCCTATTCCATTCTATTCCATATTTCTTCATGTCGATGTTATTTTGATCGGTATCTGGTAGTTGAGCGATGGAAGCACGTAGAAATTGTTCGACGTCTGTCGTTAACATCGTCAGTTATGGATAGTAACGAAAAGATAAAGAATCGCGAGAATTCGTGTAAAGAAAATTCGTTAGCGAATATCGTGTCGTTggtgtaataattattctttcttcgtgTTGGCACTCAAAAATCGTCGAGCTGCCGATGGTTGAGACGTACAGCGAAGGCCGCTTCTTTTCTCACTGCGTTCTTTCTACACAGCGCTTCTAGTGCTATATGTAGTTGCGCAACCGATGCGCCGTAACGCGTAACGCATGGATGCACTACGTTCCAGAAAGATTACGCAGAAGGCGAACGAGacatttttatacgtatttgcGTGCGTGGCTTGTGCGCTACTCTTTTCAGTTAAAGATTATTTACTAATCATTTACGAAACCGGGTTAAAATCGTGGCGCCTCATCCTAGCGATAAATCGAGCTTCCTTCGacggataaatatttttacgatgaTGTTTGATTACCAAACACTACACATCAACCACCAACACACGACTTTATTCAACTGTACACGATATCTCCATGTTGAtggttaaaaaaagaaaaaaggaaattacgGAGCATGAGAGATCGATTCTCTAATGTTGATAGATAAAATGATTCGTGATCGTATTCGTaatgtgttttatattctctgtacttttttcaggtttttcgtttaaatttctacAGTTCGTATTGTATGTTTTTCGCAGCCAATTCCACCGGTTTTTAATTTCGCTGCGTTTCCCGACGAATGCAATTTGATTTCAGCGATAAACGAGATGATGTTATTGATTTATTCCtctcttattcttttttgtttcttttttttttgctataTATCATGTTCTTTTGCCAACATAATATCGCTTCATGTACACACACGAGAAGCACCTCATCTTCGACGCGCTGACTTCTCTGTAATCCGCACACGTTATTACGAAATACAAGTGTCAAAAGTACATAGACAGAGAGACAGATAGTTGTTCGTAGCGAGAATATATGCCTgagtaaatgtaatttcactAGAGTTGTAACATTGACCGGAGAGAGATAGATTTCCTTTCGTTCGGTAATTAAGATCCTATTGCATCCGCTCTATTTATCTCTGTACTTACTGGTGGTGGCTCTGTCAGGCAAAGTGTAATTTTAAAGTATCTGTGAATCGCACTTATATCTAACTCATGCTAATTCCCCCCACCCTACGTTTGTTAATCTGTCGAACAACCCCACCCTTGCCCACCCCTGagagaattaagaaaaaaagaaaaagagaaattgaaaaaaaaaggaataagaacaaaaaagaagaaacgaagagaattcGATTGGAAAGTACCTAATGTTGCAGCGCTGAATGGTTTGTTTGCAGATATGAGAATGTCCTCGTCCATGTACGAGGTGTTCAATTGGAATTCTAGCCCTGATCCTCCCTTAACCCCCGCCAAACATAAGAGAGCCAGCCTCTCTCTGCCTCCTACAACTGACATCTTTGCCATCGATGATAAGTCTGATAGCGACACTAGGCGTCCGATGATTCAGCGGGCTGCCAGTGGTGAGTCCTGAagtcgaaaaaaagaaaaaagtctGCAACGGGGAGATTGTTCTGTTATCCCAGAATGAGCTATCAATATAACGTATCCTTGTCTCTCTTTCATTAGCACATCGGAATATACTCTCTTGCAAGCATGTCACTTTCGTTTAACGCCATAAAGATATCTGTACAGATCTGTGAAGTCGTGGAACACCGATGATGTAAttctaattctatttttaGATTGCGAAAgcttatgcatttatgggaaatttaaagctGCTAGAATACATAGAACGTACATAGTATGCAAACATATACATCTTGATATATCAAGAGAAAAGTCCTCGCTCTATTCAGATCTCATTTCTTTAGTTGTGTTCACTACAGACGTAGATtcgcataaacattcgcagtctatCTATTAGATAGTTGTTATATGTAATTCTGGTAACATTGAACTTGGATATCttgatttttatgtaaattcagaTTAACGAGGATCGGTGTTCAACGACGTATATCATTAATTAGTCATATATGCATCCTAACGCTATTCAGAATTCTATACTAACAATTACTAACATTTACATACGTTTAGATGGGTTATTTACTAACGAATTTAGAGTAAGAATTTAGTGTTATATTAGAATACTAATTTTGATAttgctctttctctcgttaatAGCATTACTTTATTCAGTGGCAGTTTTACGAAATGGAAATAAGTATCGAGAAGCTGAGGTGCCTCAATAGTCGAATACGAACTTCAAACGAGACACGCTATCGTTTAATTGTACTTTCCTAACATTTGCCTACTTATTATAAGAGGCAAGCATTATACACTCATATCATTCATAAACTTATTACATCCCTACATACtgtatttaaattgaatttccatttAGTCTTCGATcgagataaatatttctttttacgaatttttcaatcatttgaatagaaaaacattttttaacgatatcaaACGGTCGATTCGATTTTACGAGATTCTTTGAAACGCTTACTTTTTTCGCAACggcttctttcattttttcactcGATATATGAACATACGAACACGTTGATGCGTTAATTTGAATGCTATAACACGAGACACTTTCTGTATATATAGCTCTGTGCATGCGTTGAGATTTTTACCGCCTTACCGGATTTTTACCGGATATCGTTTGCATGTACCACCGTTCCGTTTTACACCGCTTCCGTAACGTCGTTCGTACACGTTCCCAGTTTCTCATTGTCCTCTAATTACCGTAATATCTTTCTGTCATAATGTATATATCACTTTATCCGTAACAACACCGTTGCTCAACATTCCGTTCCTGGTAACGTTATCGAATGACGTCCAAGCTGTATTATGCACAAAAGTTCTTTCTATCTGCTTCGTACATACATgaacacgcacacgcacacgcacacgcacatacatacacaGGAAACAGCATGAAGAATATTGACCAGTAGAGAATATTAGTAGTCGAAAACGGAATGCCAAATGCACATCACTTACACATACTTATACACAGGCTCACGAAAGTACTCGTATACATGTAGACACCTTTCATGAATATAAGTATGTATGATgtgtattatatgaaatattttgaaatttcattaacactgcGATGAGACACAACTATCGTGATTATTTTAGCAAATAATGTCAGTCGTGTCTCTTTAAAatgtgaatgaaatttcaaaatgtttcgtataacacatACAATATGGACAGAAAAGTTTTCAAGAGCCAGTGTATGTACGTACATCATCCACACATATGCACACACCTACCCTACATGTACACTCGGTCCATGCAAAATGGAACGAATTTTCTTATGTTTGCGATGTTCAGAGGATGTACGCGCGCCTTGTACACGTTACGACTGTATAGTGCGCAGTTTCCGGTGGTCGCTTCTCGCGCTTCGCTTCTAAGGGAAACTCCATTGCAGGTGAAGAAAGCGACGGAACACCGGGAACCCCTAGCTCGGTTTATCTGCGGGTGAACAGGAGGCGTACCGATCTGATGCCAACGATACCATCGCCGCGTGATGGACCGCCATCATCAGGGCGTAGTTCGAGCGCTAAGGCCTTCGCACGTTCGCCAGGTAGGACTTACTCCATGTCCAGGCTGGACCAACTGGCGCAGCCTAGGAAACGTCCGACAGAACTTAGCACATTGACGGAACAGCAAAGCCAGCCTCTGAGCGCTTCTAGCATGAGTCGCAGCATGTCACATTTAGCTGCGTCCGGAGGCAAGAGCCTCAAACGCTCAGATAACTCTCGTAGCATGGGTACATTGCCAGGCGCGGTTCCAATGCCGAGACCAACCAGAGCCGAGAGACTTCGTCGCAAAGCCCGCGAGCATCAGAACCAACAGCAGCAAGGTAAGATCGTTCTTGTGCACTCAACTCTCGGTGACATCCTGCTCTTAAATATCATATTCATTTTATCGACGTATCGTCATTCACATAGAAATTCATAGACAAACTATGTAAATATGACCAACAACATCATTCTatattgtacatgtatatcCCTATGGGCATTATATCACGCTGACAGTATTATTCACTGACAATAACTAGACAGATCTTTAGATTTatagattataataattttcatcgaccAATGTTTTACAATTGagaattcgtttcttttcttttttcttttttttttttttttttttacatccCCGAATGAATctattttcagatatttgtCACTATCTATGCTCGCACTCCTGCCGTTCTATATAACTTGAGTTGGGTGCACATGTGCATGCGTACGAATACAGTGAGGAGCCGTTGTAAATCAATAAGACAGAAAATCCTTGTATACCTCGGTTACTTTTCGTGCGACTTCGCGAGACGACGGGTAGAGACTCATGCTTAACTGCTTGCATATCGAACAAAGACTAACAAACGATCTTCAAAGCGTCTAAcgcttcaaatttttctttaaccaTCAATTTTgtgttactttatattatcttaACAACGATATATATCCGACTGCATGGAATTCTTTTTGTGTTAATTATTGTACAAACTGAATTGATTAACAAAACGCTCCTGCTAAGGAAACGAACTCAGATCTCACCGGCTTTTCGGTACCAAGGGTGAAGGTACGCTCTAACGTTTTCCGGTAAGccacacttttttttttcttatatgtgtatatatatatatatatcttatcaCGTACACACACGTTTTACGCACAATACTAGACTGTGTACAGACGAACCGCAATCGTATTTAGTGTGCAATACATTTATATCGCTCCACTTTCGTTCtttgattcttttctttcttgctGTTTTTACGAGGTCTCGTAATTTcccctcgtttctttttatttctaatttgtttatttcggCCTCTTTTTCTCAGTTACTCTCgatgtacatatacatttcACATACGACAcgatcaataatatttttggtGGCGGTGcttgttttctatttaatttcgcTACTTGTACCTCTTAATATACTTAAGTCTATTCTAATATATACAAATCAACGAAAAGACTGATAAGAATAGAACGgaatggaaaaaggaaacagaaaatacGATTTGTTTgtcgaaatatacaaaatactcGTCAGCATTGTGCATCGGCGCGATCTGACGCGATAAtctaacgaaagaaaatagaaaaagtagaaagaataaaaattcggTTCTCTATGAAATGCCGCGGCAACGCGATGCTGCCGTGCATTTCACGGCGTTTGTTTGTTTAATGTTTAACGCGCGACGAACACAATGCATAAAATACGTAAATCAAGAGATGTTCACCTTGGGTGGGTACGCGTAGGCATCCGCAGCGGGGAGGTGACACCGAACAGCCCATCACGACCGCACAGCTCCATGAGTCAGCAAAGCGCCAGCAGTGTGGGCAGCAGTAACGTCAATCTGCGTCCTCGTACAGCTGCCCCGCGTCGACCGCGACCTGCTTCTATTGCCGGTACCGGTGTTTCGGTCACAGAACGACACAGTGAGCATGCCTTTTTTTGAATACTCtcttgttattaaaaaaaaaaagaaagaaagaaaaatccttGTACACGAAGGGACCAAGCGGGTACCGCTCGAGTGTTTATTTCGCACGAAAACGTGCGGATCCATTCGACGCGACGAGAATCTTTTTTGCCCTGCGGTATTTGGACCCGAACTTCTGTTTACTAAACGCTTTGTCCGAAAAACAGTTtgttttttcaatttgaattgTCGTTCCAAACGAACGTTGATTTCCTCGATTTTTCTATGcagtgtttctttttttttttcattgatcACGGTTTTAGTTTTTGTACATGGCTTACAtgttatttatctatttaatttgttttttttttttgtcctttttctttcgatacaTTAGTCGAGATTGCACATTCAAATACCGCGTGTACGTAGACACAACGTGACTCGTGTCGTGAGTTTCAagtttgtaataatacgtagATCTAGTGAGCGAACCGAAATCGACGAAGGATTCGAAACCGCCACTGCCAAAGGTCCATAGCACTCCAAAGAAATCATCTACACCGAAAGCGACGGAGATCAAGAAGCCGACAGAGAAACTGGTGAAGAGCGCGAAGGCTTCACCGCGAATAACCCCGAAAGTGACACCGCTGCAAAGCCCTGGAGCCGAGAATGCTCCGCTGATTCGTGGCAGTACCGGAGAGATAATAAAAAGCGAAGTGAAAGAGGATACAAAATTGGATGATAAATACGAGGAGAAGAAAGACCAAGGCACCGAGAAAACacaagtaattaattttctccatTAACGAAATGCAGATAAACGCGATGCACACATGAAAATGATCGATACGTGTTATATGTTCTTAATTGCAGCAGGAAATAAGCGCCGCGGAGCAGGGtaacgaagaaatgaaaaagtcGGTCGTTATCGAACAATCCAATTCTATATCTAAGCAAACGAAGGACGAAACTAATTTGAATCAAGAGAATCAATCGACTGTGCGGTCTCAAGAAACGCCCAAAGCTGCGAAGAAGGAAACCGAGGCGAAATCCGAGAACAACGTGGAGGAACAGGTCGATATGTCAGGTAAGCTGGACTTTggatattgaaatatgaattaggagattaataaataaatggccGTTTTTTAGCATCGATGATAGCAAAGATCCGGATCACTACGGAAGAGGAAGCCAAGGCAGCTATAGCTGAACGTAGAAGATTAGCTAGAGAACAGGCTGAACGAGAAGCCGAGCTTGAACGCCAACGACAGGTACGGTTTTAAAGAGATTTTTCGCATAAAAGAGTGGATTATTCGCGATATGAAGAGACTTCATAGAGAGATCTTTTTACAGGAGGAAGAAGCCCGTTTAGAGGCCGAGAGATTGCGCGCTGAGGAAGAAGAACAACGTCGTTTGGAGGAAGAAACGCTTCGTTTGGCTAATGAAGCTCGTGAAGCCGAGGAACAGAGACTGAGACTGGCGATTGAGGAAGCGAAACGTCGCGAGGAAGAGGataggagaagaagagaagaggaggcTCGTCagaaacaagagaaagaagaggctgAACGGAAAGCGAGGGAAGAAGCGGAAAGGTCAGTTGATTTCTTTCAGATGACGTGATTTTATTCGATCAACATTCTCTGTGGTCAAGCGTTTAATGACCACTATGTGATGTTTTTGTTACAGACAACGGATCGAAATGGCGGAACGCCTTAAGagggaagaggaagagagactTGCTAGACGTAAACGTGTCGAGGCGATCATGCTTAGAACTCGGGGCAAGAACCAAAATAATACACCTACGAAAGTAAGATTACACATTTTTCGTTCATTGAATAATGTTTATGTGATCGTTAATTAAACTCTTGTTcctgaaagaaatatttacgatcgTGTTTCGTGCTTTGTATAGGGTGAAGGTGGTGATGGCGATAAGTTGAAAGAAGACAGTCctaacgatgaaaataaaacggcACCAGGTAGCAAAGTCGAAGATGTTATGACAGCCAGTCTGATATCCGAAGCAACTCAACAATTTATTAGCGGAGAGCAACGAGCTCACCATACAGAAAACAATACTACTACGGACATTGTTCATAACGGCACGCATAGTAATGgcattaatgaaaataaaattgtgttGGATAATAATCAGGGTAATGTGGAAGGAGAACTGAATGGTCATCATACAAATCACGGAAACGGTATCAACAGTCAATCAATTACACTGGATAATGCCACTGTGTAAGTATATCAAATTCAAAGTTACAGATTTGTAACAAACATTTCTATTAACCTAAGAGTTACATCCTGACACTTACCTGACCGCCATTAAAACAAAACCAAAAAATCCAAGATATAACTGGATTTCGCATCGATAAGAAAAACTGAAAGATAACATCGAAGAGCATCTCAAAGAATTGTGAGTTCATTTGGTTTTTAGATCATTcgacaataatattattacgaatG comes from Bombus pyrosoma isolate SC7728 linkage group LG2, ASM1482585v1, whole genome shotgun sequence and encodes:
- the LOC122574303 gene encoding MAP7 domain-containing protein 1-like isoform X19; the encoded protein is MADNKEEISELVEKRAGAASEETNQRSSSAHNRHSLTKEQTMHWFAQIGGDEASPDSSDVKRRQSLYDEDSLDGDHPSENEGRESTGSAKDVDRAKLVRERQNEERQRKLEELRQQALAAQRFREQREEERRRRIDELKSRDNDRRNQVGERKRAICEAERERREAILRKNQEREARIEAKKKNERSHIVFAFGSSTPRMLEPADTGGSTFWGTRRATSTTNVMMFSAAQPLTRRSSERELDGSKKRATSAGGLDRKPGEDMRMSSSMYEVFNWNSSPDPPLTPAKHKRASLSLPPTTDIFAIDDKSDSDTRRPMIQRAASGEESDGTPGTPSSVYLRVNRRRTDLMPTIPSPRDGPPSSGRSSSAKAFARSPGRTYSMSRLDQLAQPRKRPTELSTLTEQQSQPLSASSMSRSMSHLAASGGKSLKRSDNSRSMGTLPGAVPMPRPTRAERLRRKAREHQNQQQQGIRSGEVTPNSPSRPHSSMSQQSASSVGSSNVNLRPRTAAPRRPRPASIAGTGVSVTERHNLVSEPKSTKDSKPPLPKVHSTPKKSSTPKATEIKKPTEKLVKSAKASPRITPKVTPLQSPGAENAPLIRGSTGEIIKSEVKEDTKLDDKYEEKKDQGTEKTQQEISAAEQGNEEMKKSVVIEQSNSISKQTKDETNLNQENQSTVRSQETPKAAKKETEAKSENNVEEQVDMSASMIAKIRITTEEEAKAAIAERRRLAREQAEREAELERQRQEEEARLEAERLRAEEEEQRRLEEETLRLANEAREAEEQRLRLAIEEAKRREEEDRRRREEEARQKQEKEEAERKAREEAERQRIEMAERLKREEEERLARRKRVEAIMLRTRGKNQNNTPTKGEGGDGDKLKEDSPNDENKTAPGSKVEDVMTASLISEATQQFISGEQRAHHTENNTTTDIVHNGTHSNGINENKIVLDNNQGNVEGELNGHHTNHGNGINSQSITLDNATVKQNNVTNNLLDLTEFDSLSNSSSGPILQLTSNLANEDTLNSNLNPAAIPFTPMANTYMPTAANANVNPFQDSFMNNKPQDNSQVPDLLS
- the LOC122574303 gene encoding MAP7 domain-containing protein 1-like isoform X25; the protein is MVVAMLADYGQSDLAGAASEETNQRSSSAHNRHSLTKDVKRRQSLYDEDSLDGDHPSENEGRESTGSAKDVDRAKLVRERQNEERQRKLEELRQQALAAQRFREQREEERRRRIDELKSRDNDRRNQVGERKRAICEAERERREAILRKNQEREARIEAKKKNERSHIVFAFGSSTPRMLEPADTGGSTFWGTRRATSTTNVMMFSAAQPLTRRSSERELDGSKKRATSAGGLDRKPGEDMRMSSSMYEVFNWNSSPDPPLTPAKHKRASLSLPPTTDIFAIDDKSDSDTRRPMIQRAASGEESDGTPGTPSSVYLRVNRRRTDLMPTIPSPRDGPPSSGRSSSAKAFARSPGRTYSMSRLDQLAQPRKRPTELSTLTEQQSQPLSASSMSRSMSHLAASGGKSLKRSDNSRSMGTLPGAVPMPRPTRAERLRRKAREHQNQQQQGIRSGEVTPNSPSRPHSSMSQQSASSVGSSNVNLRPRTAAPRRPRPASIAGTGVSVTERHNLVSEPKSTKDSKPPLPKVHSTPKKSSTPKATEIKKPTEKLVKSAKASPRITPKVTPLQSPGAENAPLIRGSTGEIIKSEVKEDTKLDDKYEEKKDQGTEKTQQEISAAEQGNEEMKKSVVIEQSNSISKQTKDETNLNQENQSTVRSQETPKAAKKETEAKSENNVEEQVDMSASMIAKIRITTEEEAKAAIAERRRLAREQAEREAELERQRQEEEARLEAERLRAEEEEQRRLEEETLRLANEAREAEEQRLRLAIEEAKRREEEDRRRREEEARQKQEKEEAERKAREEAERQRIEMAERLKREEEERLARRKRVEAIMLRTRGKNQNNTPTKGEGGDGDKLKEDSPNDENKTAPGSKVEDVMTASLISEATQQFISGEQRAHHTENNTTTDIVHNGTHSNGINENKIVLDNNQGNVEGELNGHHTNHGNGINSQSITLDNATVKQNNVTNNLLDLTEFDSLSNSSSGPILQLTSNLANEDTLNSNLNPAAIPFTPMANTYMPTAANANVNPFQDSFMNNKPQDNSQVPDLLS
- the LOC122574303 gene encoding MAP7 domain-containing protein 1-like isoform X3, which translates into the protein MFSELCRETLRKAAVCYSSGRAGSSSPSPPTSPPPSPAKEAKTTANVDLANVRDACHEARDPGTSGRRSPQQPSSSATCTTEFRDYTGRRSPTASGDSREKRSTVSGDFGKRLGCPEAKDGKRGSVAADTRDGRSVSPEKGRQWEDNRGSSGGYEYGRPDSRLGRQSPGSPGSSPEPEDNSSTSGDEAGAASEETNQRSSSAHNRHSLTKEQTMHWFAQIGGDEASPDSSGRESTGSAKDVDRAKLVRERQNEERQRKLEELRQQALAAQRFREQREEERRRRIDELKSRDNDRRNQVGERKRAICEAERERREAILRKNQEREARIEAKKKNERSHIVFAFGSSTPRMLEPADTGGSTFWGTRRATSTTNVMMFSAAQPLTRRSSERELDGSKKRATSAGGLDRKPGEDMRMSSSMYEVFNWNSSPDPPLTPAKHKRASLSLPPTTDIFAIDDKSDSDTRRPMIQRAASGEESDGTPGTPSSVYLRVNRRRTDLMPTIPSPRDGPPSSGRSSSAKAFARSPGRTYSMSRLDQLAQPRKRPTELSTLTEQQSQPLSASSMSRSMSHLAASGGKSLKRSDNSRSMGTLPGAVPMPRPTRAERLRRKAREHQNQQQQGIRSGEVTPNSPSRPHSSMSQQSASSVGSSNVNLRPRTAAPRRPRPASIAGTGVSVTERHNLVSEPKSTKDSKPPLPKVHSTPKKSSTPKATEIKKPTEKLVKSAKASPRITPKVTPLQSPGAENAPLIRGSTGEIIKSEVKEDTKLDDKYEEKKDQGTEKTQQEISAAEQGNEEMKKSVVIEQSNSISKQTKDETNLNQENQSTVRSQETPKAAKKETEAKSENNVEEQVDMSASMIAKIRITTEEEAKAAIAERRRLAREQAEREAELERQRQEEEARLEAERLRAEEEEQRRLEEETLRLANEAREAEEQRLRLAIEEAKRREEEDRRRREEEARQKQEKEEAERKAREEAERQRIEMAERLKREEEERLARRKRVEAIMLRTRGKNQNNTPTKGEGGDGDKLKEDSPNDENKTAPGSKVEDVMTASLISEATQQFISGEQRAHHTENNTTTDIVHNGTHSNGINENKIVLDNNQGNVEGELNGHHTNHGNGINSQSITLDNATVKQNNVTNNLLDLTEFDSLSNSSSGPILQLTSNLANEDTLNSNLNPAAIPFTPMANTYMPTAANANVNPFQDSFMNNKPQDNSQVPDLLS
- the LOC122574303 gene encoding inner centromere protein-like isoform X29, translating into MADNKEEISELVEKRAGAASEETNQRSSSAHNRHSLTKGRESTGSAKDVDRAKLVRERQNEERQRKLEELRQQALAAQRFREQREEERRRRIDELKSRDNDRRNQVGERKRAICEAERERREAILRKNQEREARIEAKKKNERSHIVFAFGSSTPRMLEPADTGGSTFWGTRRATSTTNVMMFSAAQPLTRRSSERELDGSKKRATSAGGLDRKPGEDMRMSSSMYEVFNWNSSPDPPLTPAKHKRASLSLPPTTDIFAIDDKSDSDTRRPMIQRAASGEESDGTPGTPSSVYLRVNRRRTDLMPTIPSPRDGPPSSGRSSSAKAFARSPGRTYSMSRLDQLAQPRKRPTELSTLTEQQSQPLSASSMSRSMSHLAASGGKSLKRSDNSRSMGTLPGAVPMPRPTRAERLRRKAREHQNQQQQGIRSGEVTPNSPSRPHSSMSQQSASSVGSSNVNLRPRTAAPRRPRPASIAGTGVSVTERHNLVSEPKSTKDSKPPLPKVHSTPKKSSTPKATEIKKPTEKLVKSAKASPRITPKVTPLQSPGAENAPLIRGSTGEIIKSEVKEDTKLDDKYEEKKDQGTEKTQQEISAAEQGNEEMKKSVVIEQSNSISKQTKDETNLNQENQSTVRSQETPKAAKKETEAKSENNVEEQVDMSASMIAKIRITTEEEAKAAIAERRRLAREQAEREAELERQRQEEEARLEAERLRAEEEEQRRLEEETLRLANEAREAEEQRLRLAIEEAKRREEEDRRRREEEARQKQEKEEAERKAREEAERQRIEMAERLKREEEERLARRKRVEAIMLRTRGKNQNNTPTKGEGGDGDKLKEDSPNDENKTAPGSKVEDVMTASLISEATQQFISGEQRAHHTENNTTTDIVHNGTHSNGINENKIVLDNNQGNVEGELNGHHTNHGNGINSQSITLDNATVKQNNVTNNLLDLTEFDSLSNSSSGPILQLTSNLANEDTLNSNLNPAAIPFTPMANTYMPTAANANVNPFQDSFMNNKPQDNSQVPDLLS